Part of the Falco biarmicus isolate bFalBia1 chromosome 4, bFalBia1.pri, whole genome shotgun sequence genome, CACCACGGCTGTTACAGCAACCAAAGCTGCCATCACAGGCATCCAAGGCCATTGTCTCTgtgtggagagaaaaaaaaaatcaatatcaTATTTGTTCTAATTCATACTAAGCAGTTTACCCCGTGGTTCCTGAAAGTCTTGAGTACCTGTTGATAGGCATCACTAAAATGTTACCCACGAGCCCTACTGCAGGCTAGTCCTGACTCAGAGCATCACAGCAAACCGTTTCTCTAGCAAAGGGAAGTCCACAGCTCTTCATGACTGAGGATCATCAGGAGGACTTTTGGCAGTTCTGTATTTCCAGCTTCATTACTGTGTGCACCTCAAAGAAATCTGCTATTAAACATGTGAGGGCTTAAGATCTTTAAAACATTGTGTATGCCAAGTAATCGCTAGACACAGGTTTATGCAGTACTGACATCTTTAACTTAGCTTTTGAATGTTTAAGTCCAGATCTATGAAGTCAGTTTGTAGCAGGATCCTTACAACATCATTTCTAGTGGACTGTCACAACATTTCATGACAACAATAGCATTTTAAAGAGGACGACACACTGAGACACATTAGAGAAAATGCAAGCTGAGAGTTCAGAATACAAACCAACCACCTATTTCtcatcttgtctttttttccatcattttcatAGCAATAGTGAGAAAAATTAAAGTGTTTAGAGCCAGAGAGGAATTTCTTAGTCCATAAATAGGAACCAAAGCTTGTtggcttttattattatttagagGCAAACTCTTCATTTTTTCGTAGTTAATTAGGCAATTAAGTTTTCTTACAGGCCCTAGCATCGCAGCATTGTGCAAAAGGTAGCCCATTTGCTAAAGGCAAACTGAGACTGAGTTAGAAGAGGCACATTCAGAACCAGTTAGAACAAAACTTCACTGTTAGAATTAAAGAAATCACACAGATGTTAAATGATTAGTTGATTGCTCAGCTCGTCAGTATCAACAGAATGGCATATTAAATGAAGGGTTTGCTTCAGGTAAAGAAATACCTGTGAGCATTTCACCATGCACTATTTTATACAGAGATGGCACGAACAGGTGAGAGGGACAAACATACATTGACTGAACAGTAGTGCTTGTACCTTTCGCTACCACAATGGGCCGTAACACCAATACAGGAAAGCCAGGATTAGGCCGATGAATacggctgggacgggttgtaaTATGGAAGGCTAAAGAAGGGAAGGGATATTAAAAATCACTTTGTGCTATAAATCATTCAGGTAAAGATGATTTAGAGAGGGGAAAATCAGTCAGTGAGTTCtgttttaattgaaatgtaTTAAAGACATCTAACACAATACAGCATTATCTAATTTGGTATACAAAGTTAGTACACCGTTCTACTCAAATGAACAgggatgtttaaaaataaagggaagtAAGCAGAAAGTGTTCTAAGAAACCTCTTGTCACAACTTGGAATTTAGCACTTAAGAATACAAATGTAAAATCGATTTGCCTGTATCTTATTTATTGttggttttaggtttttttttaagtgatagGAAATCCCATCTGGATTTCTTAAGGTACAAAGACTCACACCAGACACTGAATTTTCCACCTACTTCTTCATTCCTTGCTAGTTAGCCTTTCCCATTTCCATCACCAGCCTCCaagaaaaacaatctttttccTCCATTAGTGAATCAATTACAACTATGTCCACAGGCAAACCCAGTAGTTCAAACATTTCCAGGAGATTGTAACATGACTGTACAATCAACACCGAGTTACCATAAAGCAGGGAAGTACTTTTCAATTAGATAGCACCAAGATCAGCAACTTTGGCAGGTCAGCAGCCTTGTGGCCAAATGCAATTCTGAAAACTGATCAAGTGTTGCAGCTGGGCCAAACTACCAGCTGGCAATATTGCAGGGTTCATCTAGCTTATGGCCTTGTTAGAGCCATCAACACATTTACTCAGCTATATTCAATTAACTGTAAACTACTTGACTTTCTGGATAGATAGCCTCTATCCTTAATATgagagaataaaagcaaaaatgaactTCAATTCTTTTTGAGAATTGTCTTCTTTTGGAAGAcatctgctttctctgcatCCTAGCCTATATATTTGTGCACACACAAAGACACACAGAGGTTAAGTTCAAACCATGCTAAGTGTTTTAAGAACTTTTTTGTGCTGAAGCCACCTTGATTTTGTTCagtcaaataaataattcatgttTGAAGACTTTGTAAAACATAGTGTTTCATAATTTCACCCTGTTACCAATTTGTAGAAGTCACTCAATTACAGAACCTCCAGTAAGGTTCAAAACATTGGAATCGTAGAAGGTATTCTACTCCCTGCCACTCaattcagatttgttttaatcaaggcaaatatttaatagaaaaattatgTGGAACTACTGAAGTTATTTTCATGCAGGACAGTTTTTGTGTCATTGGTGCCACAAATCAAGAGTGCCACCTTCCCACAGAAAGTACGTTGGTAGAAATAATCAcagcagtgtttaaaaaagTGCCAGAAGTTTAAGTCAACCAGAGCAGCTAATGTTCTCAAACCATTCACATAAATCTGTCATATAAAGCGCATCAGGAAATAATCAGTGACTACAAGCGTGCAAGCAAAAGTAGTACACCACACTGCTAAGCGTTTCAGAACACCACActgcagttttttaaaagtaaaacttaAGTATAAAAACTCAAGACTTGAATGATATCCCAAATGGAGTACAGAAGCCTTGCCTTTCCTAACATTTGTTAGTTTGCTGAACAATTCTATGGGTTTGTTATCTTTTTTAAGTTCTACGCATTCATGGCTGTAGCATCTTGGCAAATAAAAGAGACGATAAATATCCATATTAAATGAAATGGCCTCCAAACGATTAAATTTTCCCCTTCACAACCTTAccaatatatataaaatctcCTTATTGTAAAGGAACAGTTAACTAGGTGCTGCATCAAGATGTGCATCTTGTATTAGAACATGAAGATAAGCAAACTCAGGAACAGATGGGCTGCAAAAAGGAACAAATCCCACAGCGGGAAGTCCCTTTCTGTGCAACACTGTCCTTAGAAATGAAGCAGCAGATAATGATTCCAGCACAAGGACACACTGGTACTTCAAAAATTTGACCTTGGAACTCAGCCCAGTATGCATGATGCTTCAAATAACCCCCAAGATAGATGTTTTACATTGCTGATGGCGAGTAATTCTTGCTTGAACAGCAAGCAAGCTCCTACATGGTTGGATGCTCTTCATCATACCCTGACCTCCAGGTTTCAACTGTCATAACTAACTCCCTCTGTAAGCAGATTTTGGCGACTGCTGTGGTTCCTCATGTCATCTAAATACTCACCTCGTTCTTTCTAAAATTTTCATTACCTTTCAAGCTTTTCCACTTTCATCAGGCGCTCCAATTCCCTTCACAGTATTTCTTCCCTACTATCCCCCTTTTTCCACTGATATTTTAATCCTGAGGTTAATAATTTTAACAGATCAGAAAAATCTCACATTCACAATTATTTAATCAGTGTGATCTATTACAGTGTggtctgttgtttgtttttgactTCTGACTACTTTAGTATTATTTAGTATATTATCTCAGCATTGCAGAAGAAATTTAAGCAGGAAGCAGTTTCCAAAGGAATTGTAACATCATATTCTCGAAAATATGGCTGGAAAAAGTAAGAAAGGCTTTGAATTCTTTACAACTttgacagctctgctgtgttaGAGGTTTACATTCAGTAATTAGCTACAGCGAGAGTATTCATATAAACTTTGGACATCTAGCTGCCAGTTGATTTGAGAGGATGGTATCTGTAAAACCTTCTTTGTAATCAGAGAAATAGTTCTCTAAAGGGCTATTTACAGAGCATCCATTATCCTCCTGTTCTGTACTGTCCACTACAGGAGTTGTTCACCCTGCACTGATCATAAAGGCAGTACAGGAAGACAATAAACCAGCCATCCCAGGGTAGTAAGGTAGGTAAAATAAAGTTATGACCACCTCGTAACTTGTCTCTCACACCCTTAATGTTTGGAGGATTTCAGAagtttcagcattaaaaaaaaaaaaaaaaaaaaaaaagttgtcccTAGCTGTAATCTCAATTCTAATGATACAACCTCTGAAATTAATTGCAAcagaaaagagtattttcatTAGTGAAGAGAAAGGATAGTTCACCTGCACTGTTTAAAGCATAAGCCCATCAGGGTTAACCACTGTGGAGAAACACGAGCAAGAGTAAGGAGGGAACACTCGTTGtaataaatactaataaaataaaagcttcttgAAAAAGATTCATTCATTTGGATACAGGTTTCTCAGCTATTACCCGTAAtatcattttctgaaattaaagtTTTACTTAGTTCTGGTTCAGTATTTAAGCCAGCTATTTTCAAGAGAGCAGATATCTAAGGCCATACTTAGAACTGTCACACAACTGTAAATTTAACTTGCATGCATAATTGTAACGGTGTAGTAACCTACAAATTTGCACAGGTAGTACCAGAATGGAATTTGGCATATAATGCAGTACACAACtgttggtgggggtttttttaagttgtcCTTTTCTATTTGACACTTACATACTCGACACAACTGCCAGTGTCATAACCCAGCTTCCCCACATAATTTTGTACAGACTTAcgttgtttcctttttcttgtagCAGCTTCAGGTTTTCTTTACATTGTTTGAGCTCTTCTGTGAGtgactggttttctttttcagccatCTCATACTTTGCCTTCAGCTCTGAGAGCACAGTCTGTGTTCTTTCATactaaagagagagagaaaaaaaaaaaaagtctgcagaCCCCCAGACACCCAACACATGCTTACGTTTGCAGAGCACACTGCTTCCTTTCCTGGCATCTGCCTAGAGCACCTCGCCTTGGATGAGTACTCTTTTCATAAAAGCAGGGTAGAAAAATCTTAGTttaggtttttctctttttctaaatgaaaatttttgttCCTGACTTTGAAGGGCTAGGATTACTAAAAAGAGGGAAATATGAAGCAAATGCAAGGCCTTAATTCATCTCTCATACCAACCTATTACTCACTATCATATTGGAAACGACTGCAAAAACTGTGAAGACAGAACAAGGAGTCCTTTATATTTAAATAGTGTTCTTAGATCTAGGCTGTAGCTTAAATACCAACACGAATCAAATAGGTGCAAAAATCAACTTTCTGTGTAAAGTAAATCAAATCCTCTTCCCACATCACAAATTCAAATATAAGAagggcattaaaaaaattgtccCTTATTACTATCACACAATAAAGCTCAGTGTGGTCAAGTACAAACAATACTAGGTGCATGTGTCGTGTTCCTACACTATAAGCAGCTTTTTCAAAGTCACTTTTCAATAGATGCTTGTCAATAGACAAGCTTTCTAGTAGTCCTCACGATGGAACCAATGACTTTCACTACTGGCATTTACCACAAAATTTAAAGATTAGGCATACATCTGATTACAAAACCACAGACTAACAAGACTGGgttttttgaaatctgaaaatggTAAGGAATGTGACATGGACGAATTAATGACAAAGCAAAGAAGAACTGcaaaagaaactaaaagcagTTTCTAGGGAAAACTTCACTCAAAATGCTCataagagaaagcaaataactGTTAGAGACTATGACCTTCTTCCAGACGTAGTCTTTAGAGGCTACAGGAAGATGAAACATATGCTCAAAATGCTAGCTTTTCCTTATGCACTTGCTAAACACCTTCAGCAGCCTAGTCATTCAGTAAGATGAAAGGAGACTTTTGTAACGAATGTGTAGTCCCATTGTCAAAGAAAAGTTCAAATCTAACTAGGAAGATCATACTGactaaaaagaatgaaaattgaCTCATAACAGCTAATGCAACTCTATACCACAACGTTCAGGAAGACTCTGAATAGGGGTTTACCTTTCTGAACAGTTTAAAAGTAAATTCACTAAGGTAATGCAGCAAAATAAACTTTACAAAGTTCCCAAAACACATGCAAGTCATTTTATCTGAAATCTTCCATATTAAATTTGGCTCTCAGTTTATACAGTTCGTTATCATAAAAGTACTAGTAATAAAAGTATgagtataaaatattttaatcactagaaatactatatttttccttttcttttagcttAAAAGTCAAAGGGCATTACATTctctcaaaacagaaataatctttCATGTTACCTCTTTCTGAACATCTTTTGCTTGACTCTCAGCTTCGCTGAGTTGGCTTTTTAGACTAGCTGCATCCCGTTGATGTTTTTCTCTCAAAGATCCCATCTGATTTTCAAGTTCCTTTCGAGACATTTCAAGAACACTTATATCGCTGGTCAGTGCTAAACTCTGTTTCTgagagctgaaaaacaaaatcaaattgaTTCCTCATGTGTTATAaacttaaacaaacaaaaaaaaatgaaagcactttTCATCTTCCAAAGCCtcacacattatttttatttagtatgGAAATGTCAGCTTAAAGTAATCAGAGAAGTACAGATCATCATTGTCTCCCTATACAAAGTAGTGACAAAAGGCTGGACATAGTCTTgcttataaatatatatgcacagCTTAGTGTGTATAATTAATCATAATCTGTAATTTAATTATATCATTCCtactttttagtttcttattttactttttattattcaCTAAGTATTTCTTAGAGTCTCCAAATTTGTAATGAGAAGTCTGCCCaagatttttagaaatatttcacttaTTTGCATACATACTTCTGTTTACTCCAGTTGCATAAGCGAATAGCTACTATATTCTTCAAGAGTTTAGTACAATTGTGTAAGAGTCATAGAAAGGTCTAAATTAAGCCATTACAAACTTCAGTGCAATAACCAAGTAGCATTAATTTGTGCCGGTgcaagacaaaggaaaaaaaggggggagatTTTGCATATATTCATTATGCAAGTATTATATTTGCTCCTGTGACCTTCTGTATGGGAAAAACAACAGTGGAAATCAAGGCATGAtggaacaaaaacaaaaaaaaagtgattcttGTAAAATAACACATTACTTCTAGAAATGTTTTACTGTGGGAAATTTCCACTTTTCAATTAGATCTTACAACAGTGAGgaagccagaaggaaaaaaaaaaaaaaaaaaaaagatatctaaGCATGATGGTAAGACTTGGTTCTACAATACAACAAAATTGCTGTCccatatttattttgtgaattaatttctaatatctgaaactgaaaaacaacatAATAATGGCAGATGAAGGGGTAAGAGGGGAAGGCGGAAGATTTAGACAGCCTTTAGTAATGTCATGTGCCCAAAGAGCggaagaaatacagtaaaatacaaatacttcTGTACTCTAAAATCCCTCCCAAAAGATATTACGGAGCTTGCAATAACAGGACTTGAATTTCTGTGTTAAGCATAGCATCATGCAGAGTGCTGTTTCTGCCCATCACTACTACATTTATGATGTGACAGGCTTCCATGAGACACCATACTATCTGAGAATCATTTTCCAACCCTGAATACTGAGAAAATTTTAGGTTAGGAAATCTATGTGGTGTATTATCCTTTTAAGTAGAAGTATAACTGTTAAGTCTAAATACTTGCACAACACACACGTCCAAGTCcttattaaaagcagaaaaataagtcaGGTTACCTTATCAGTCATGTTACATCATCACAAGTAATACACAAGCAtttgcaaaatagaaaaaaatagtttggtATAACAATTCGACATGAAAGTGTGTTCAGTCCAATACTATAAGTAAAATTTCAATACATTCATCGAAATGCCATTAGACATGTAGTACCactttggggaagaaaaaaaaccagaaaaactctCTTCAGCTACTACGATACCCTCCCAGACAAGTCTATCGTGCCCTTACCTAGAAAGCTCCTTCTCTTGTCGCTGAAGTTCAGATGCAAGCGaagtattttccttccttagTGTAACACATTCAGCTTCCAGAGCATTCCACTCTGCCTTCAACTTCTCAAGTTCACCTGCGatgaataaaatttaattgaatcgagtaaaattatttcatgacGGCTTCAAGTATCACCAGCTAATAAATGGAGGAAAAGCTGGTATCTGTTGTAAATCTCAAATATCCTTGATTATAATCACGTCACATGAATTCTCTCACAAGCACCTATAAAACATTACAATACCTTCCACTGTTATGAGGTTTGTAAGCCATTAAACAAgctagtgctttttttttttttttgcaagctttTTCTAAGGCACAAAGGAGTAGAAAACAGTCTGTTTATGGGCTTACTCTAGTATTTCAGGAACAGTGACAGAAAAGTATTTGAAGAAACTAATTCCCCAGActttaaaacagcaaacaacTAGAATCACTACACACCACACCTCTGCTACAAGCAGCAGAATGTTTAAAGCAGTAACTAGAGGGTGAAAGAGagacctttaaaataaatcagtccCTGCTAAATAAGATAAAAATCAATGTTACACACATCTCACCAATACAGTGTCAAGAGACTAGAGCCTGAACTGGTAAATGGCTTCCCTGACACCTTCAAAAATTAACCAATTCAGAACTTGCAGCATATTTTATATATGCGAGTTTCTCTGTGGCACATTAAAAGTTTCAGCATGAGCTTTTGAACTCTGTTAGTGGATTCTCCAAGAACTGAGGCTACAGGCCCGGGGTCGTGGCGCTCAACCAGCCCTTATGGCACGTGGGTGCGTTACGGGTAaagtgaaatgcaaatgaaCGAGCCTAAAAGCAGCCCTATGCGGGCTCAGAACAATGTAGTTTTGTGTCTCTACATCATGCATCCAGAATAAAGCTTTTATTGCAAATttgctttaacatttttatgttaaaaatgagATGGTATCAACAGTTTTATTAAGTcataaaatacagttctttgtCTTGAGTGAAGCTTtgctagaaaaattaaaaggtcGGAAGCTACTCACTTCTGGGCTTACATTATACCGAAGTTACACAAGTCCTTCTGGAAATCTGTGGCAGTATCAATGTCTCAAACAGCAGAAGTTTTCCATCTTTTATAAGTGGAATTCTGCTTTGTCTACTCTTGATACCAAAGGGTACCTAAGCTAGTTTAGGCATAATAGAGAATTACTATTTAATGAAGCatacaaaacagcttttgtaaCACTACAAGCCTTGATGCACATATTATATACATGTGTGCACATACATAGACATAGTAAATAACTACAGAGAAACAAATAGTGATTTGAATAACTGACATTCATCAGATAGACTAGTACTAACAGTAGTATCCTTCTCAGTGACATCCTTTTAAACAAGTACCTTTTAAGCGAGTAGCCTCTTCCTTATGCTGATCCTCACACTGCTGGCATCTGAGCTGAAAACTGGCTTGCAGActgacaatttctttttcataatcTGAGGCATCTTTCCGCCACCGTTCAAGTTCCGCTCGCACTGTTTGCAGCTCATCTTGCAATGTAGAAATATCTGTATCTCGTTCTGATGCTGCCTTTTCCGCTACTTGTTGAAGTGACAGAATCTCATTTTGAGCACTGACTAGTTCATTTCTAGTGCTTGAAATTTCACTCTCCTTTTCCTCACGAAGATTCTCAATATCTTCTTGTAACCTTCGCAACTGAGCTGGAAAGCATGTGTGAAtgttattattttgtaaaactgtatttacagaaactCTAAAAACCTAACTTGCTTTCTCAACTTGTTGATGTTTAACAGGACTAAAGAATGCTAATATTATTGAAAAAGATATTAATCTTGTCAAATGCTGCACCCTTGAAGAGACATGCATATGGGGGTCACGTATTACAGAgtcaaaagaaacaagaattaTGGTTGGACACAGCTTTCTTAGATAGGGTTACGCGCGCAATATTAAAGCAAGTCTCCAAAATCTGAAACCAAGATTCAGATCCAACTTCAAGGTAAGCAAAACAAGTATTACAGAACAAGGACACTGAGGGGTTcagggacaagaggaaaagcaagaaaacttcTGTGACAAGCCAAACATTTGCAAAGCTACAGTGGAAATGTTTGCTTGTTCAGCAGTTAACTTGTAATATCTACAAATATTTCAGGCACAGTCTCTAATTTCTAGTCCAGTATCCACATGtagtaaaggaaataaaaattacttctttgcaaaaagcatttttcaaagcGTGAGATGAATTTTCAATTGAAAGGGACAGCTGCACCGAATATACTGAACTATAACAAGTCCTTCAGCATTAACAGCCTACTGTAAATGTGCAGCAGACACATACATGCTAGGctattttacatttctgcatGAAGCAAACCTTATAAATTATTCCCATTCAAAACTGTTTCATTACTAAAACACATCTCTTCTCTGAGCACAAATATTCTTcataaaaatgcacacaaataGAATTCAGtgcaaacagctggaaaaaagaagcagaga contains:
- the SLMAP gene encoding sarcolemmal membrane-associated protein isoform X31, coding for MENQARVKESDLSDTLSPSKEKSSDDTTDAQMDDQDLNEPIAKVALLKDELQGAQSETEAKQEIQQLHKELVEAQELARTSKQKCFELQALLEEERKAYRVQVEESNKQINALQAQLRRLQEDIENLREEKESEISSTRNELVSAQNEILSLQQVAEKAASERDTDISTLQDELQTVRAELERWRKDASDYEKEIVSLQASFQLRCQQCEDQHKEEATRLKGELEKLKAEWNALEAECVTLRKENTSLASELQRQEKELSSSQKQSLALTSDISVLEMSRKELENQMGSLREKHQRDAASLKSQLSEAESQAKDVQKEYERTQTVLSELKAKYEMAEKENQSLTEELKQCKENLKLLQEKGNNRQWPWMPVMAALVAVTAVVLYPGLTRASP